From a single Planctellipticum variicoloris genomic region:
- a CDS encoding DUF1501 domain-containing protein, which yields MPPAPSWFPGSAEERTLREAPPRPSTHFSRHETTDEGRPSYLSSRRRFLAQTGGGFGALALGQLLARAEAPTLRPELNGGLHHPAQARRVIQLFMNGGVSQMDTFDYKPELQKRDGEKVDFGLKAAATSVPGAIMKSPFEWKQHGETGRWVSSVFPETARHVDRLAFLMAMASKTNVHGPASYMQNTGFILPGFPCMGAWMTYGLGNLSDNLPAFVVLPDHRGLPYNNAGNFSAGFLPAANAGMMIRPNAPIPIAFLQPPASAKQITAESERDGLELLASLNRRHESEHPGDSRLAARIASYELAAKMQLSAPEVLDLARESETTHAAYGTADETTGPFARNCLIARRLIERGTRFVQVWSGMSGASKNWDNHSDIHNELPFIARQVDRPIAALLDDLAARGLLEDTLVIWTTEFGRMPFTQGATGRDHNGGTFVTWLAGAGVKPGSTHGTSDDFSYQTAEGRTMCYDLHATILHLLGIDHERLTFRHNGIDRRLTDVHGHVIGPILA from the coding sequence ATGCCGCCCGCACCTTCCTGGTTCCCAGGCTCCGCAGAGGAACGCACACTTCGCGAGGCTCCGCCTCGTCCGTCGACTCACTTCTCACGTCACGAAACGACGGACGAGGGACGTCCGTCGTACCTCAGTTCCCGCCGGCGTTTCCTCGCGCAGACCGGCGGCGGATTCGGCGCTCTTGCGCTGGGGCAGCTCCTTGCCCGCGCGGAGGCGCCGACCCTTCGCCCCGAACTCAACGGCGGGCTGCATCACCCCGCCCAGGCCCGCCGCGTGATTCAGCTCTTCATGAATGGCGGGGTCAGCCAGATGGATACCTTCGACTACAAGCCCGAACTGCAGAAGCGGGATGGGGAGAAAGTCGATTTCGGTCTCAAGGCCGCCGCGACGAGCGTCCCCGGCGCGATCATGAAGTCCCCGTTCGAGTGGAAGCAGCACGGCGAGACGGGCCGCTGGGTCTCCAGCGTCTTTCCCGAAACTGCCCGTCACGTCGACCGCCTGGCGTTCCTGATGGCGATGGCCTCGAAAACTAACGTCCACGGCCCCGCCAGCTACATGCAGAATACGGGATTTATCCTGCCGGGGTTCCCCTGCATGGGGGCGTGGATGACGTACGGGCTCGGCAATCTGAGCGACAATCTGCCGGCCTTCGTCGTTCTGCCCGATCACCGCGGCCTGCCCTACAATAACGCGGGCAACTTCTCCGCCGGTTTTCTGCCCGCGGCCAATGCCGGGATGATGATTCGCCCGAATGCGCCGATCCCGATCGCCTTCCTGCAGCCCCCCGCCTCTGCGAAGCAGATCACTGCGGAGAGCGAACGGGACGGCCTGGAACTGCTGGCCTCGCTCAATCGCCGGCACGAGTCCGAGCATCCTGGCGATTCCCGTCTGGCTGCCCGGATCGCCTCGTACGAACTTGCCGCGAAGATGCAGCTCAGCGCTCCGGAAGTCCTCGACCTGGCCCGGGAGTCTGAAACGACTCACGCCGCTTACGGGACGGCGGATGAGACCACCGGCCCGTTCGCCCGGAACTGCCTGATCGCCCGCCGGCTGATCGAACGGGGAACCCGGTTCGTGCAGGTCTGGAGCGGCATGAGCGGCGCGTCCAAGAACTGGGACAACCACTCGGACATCCACAACGAGCTGCCGTTTATCGCTCGCCAGGTCGACCGCCCGATCGCGGCGCTGCTCGACGATCTCGCCGCCCGCGGGCTGCTGGAAGACACTCTCGTGATCTGGACGACGGAATTCGGGCGAATGCCGTTTACCCAGGGGGCGACGGGCCGCGATCACAACGGCGGCACGTTCGTCACCTGGCTCGCCGGGGCGGGGGTTAAGCCGGGCTCAACGCACGGAACGAGCGACGACTTCAGCTACCAGACGGCGGAGGGTCGCACGATGTGCTACGACCTGCACGCGACGATCCTGCATCTGCTGGGGATCGACCACGAGCGTTTGACGTTCCGCCACAACGGCATCGACCGCCGCCTGACCGACGTCCACGGGCATGTGATTGGGCCGATTCTGGCGTAG
- the pruA gene encoding L-glutamate gamma-semialdehyde dehydrogenase has product MTAAAASDLLERVEHETRTIGQYVWGHLHRRRPSMFERRWWDDRILGVAMADESVKVQMFRFVDVLPRLRSHQDVTRHLQEYFEEIREHLPWAVELVKFGIEHMRPDSVLSRALAYNARTNAARMARRFIAGESVDEVTTTVQALRRKGFAFTLDLLGEAVISEQEADAYQQQYLTLLTELAPVVNAWPESTQADSSLAGTLPRVNLSLKLSALVSRFRVADPAGTSRAVKERLRPLLREARANHAYLHVDMEQYSYKDLTLQIFREILMEPEFRDFADVGIVVQAYLHDAEQDLRELRTWAEKRGTPVWVRLVKGAYWDFETIVSGLNHWPVPVFQQKWESDASYERLTRYLLEEHRWLRPAFGSHNLRSLSHALAWAKELHVPDDLFEIQMLYGMAEEQAQVFHDLGHRVRIYTPFGQLIPGMAYLVRRLLENTSNDSFLRHSYDERVRLEDLLMSPSEAALHAPPPVTPPEPPFVNEPHSDFSQPEVRKAMEAALDQVADQLGEEYSLVIGGKAIQNRQWITSRNPSRKAQIVGKVALGTVDDAIAAIDSARRAFPEWSRVEVHYRAEYLELMAREMRSRRYELAAWQVYECGKPWAEADAEVAEAIDFCLYYSQQVQRLENPSAFDLPGEENSYFYRPRGVAVVIAPWNFPLAILTGMTAAAMVTGNTVVMKPAEQSSVIAAKLMEIIQTAGVPDGVVNLVPGVGEDVGPQLVGSPDVDLIAFTGSRAVGLAINSAAADAHAAQRGVKHVIAEMGGKNAIIVDSDADLDEAVVGVVQSAFGYSGQKCSACSRAIVLESAYDEFLKRLIDATAALKVGPAEDPGNDLGPVIDEEACQRIRDVIEAAKVDEASGRLVFEGPISDSESDGYFVAPHIFADVPPDAKIAQEEIFGPVLVVIRAKDMSEALAIANGTDYALTGGVYSRSPANLKRVRREFQVGNLYLNRPITGALVGRQPFGGFKLSGIGTKAGGPDYLQQFVFPVNITENTLRRGFAPSKQK; this is encoded by the coding sequence GTGACCGCCGCTGCCGCCTCCGATCTGCTTGAGCGGGTCGAACATGAAACCCGGACCATCGGCCAATACGTCTGGGGTCATCTGCACCGTCGTCGACCGTCCATGTTCGAACGCCGGTGGTGGGATGACCGGATTCTGGGCGTCGCCATGGCCGACGAGTCGGTCAAGGTGCAGATGTTCCGCTTCGTGGACGTGCTCCCCCGGCTCCGTTCGCATCAGGACGTCACCCGGCACCTGCAGGAATACTTCGAAGAGATCCGCGAGCACCTCCCCTGGGCCGTCGAACTGGTCAAATTCGGCATCGAGCACATGCGGCCCGATTCCGTCCTCTCGCGCGCCCTCGCCTACAACGCCCGGACCAACGCCGCCCGCATGGCGCGACGGTTCATCGCCGGCGAAAGCGTCGACGAGGTCACGACCACCGTGCAGGCGCTCCGACGGAAGGGATTCGCCTTCACGCTGGATCTGCTCGGGGAAGCCGTCATCAGCGAACAGGAGGCGGACGCCTATCAGCAGCAGTACCTCACGCTCCTGACGGAACTCGCCCCCGTGGTCAACGCCTGGCCGGAATCGACGCAGGCCGACAGCAGCCTCGCCGGCACCCTCCCTCGCGTGAATCTGTCGCTCAAGCTCTCGGCCCTGGTCAGCCGGTTCCGGGTTGCCGATCCCGCCGGAACGTCGCGGGCCGTGAAGGAACGGTTGCGGCCGCTGCTCCGGGAAGCGCGGGCCAACCACGCCTACCTGCACGTCGACATGGAGCAGTACTCGTACAAAGACCTGACGCTGCAGATCTTCCGCGAAATCCTGATGGAACCCGAGTTCCGGGATTTCGCGGACGTCGGAATCGTCGTTCAGGCCTACCTGCACGACGCCGAGCAGGATCTCCGCGAGCTCCGGACGTGGGCCGAAAAACGGGGGACGCCGGTCTGGGTCCGGCTCGTCAAAGGAGCCTACTGGGACTTCGAGACGATCGTCAGCGGGCTGAATCACTGGCCGGTCCCGGTCTTCCAGCAGAAGTGGGAGTCGGACGCCAGTTACGAGCGGCTGACCCGATATCTCCTGGAAGAGCACCGCTGGCTGCGACCGGCCTTCGGCAGCCACAACCTGCGGAGTCTGTCGCACGCCCTGGCTTGGGCCAAAGAGCTCCATGTCCCGGATGACCTGTTCGAAATCCAGATGCTCTACGGCATGGCCGAAGAACAGGCCCAGGTCTTCCACGACCTGGGACATCGCGTGCGGATCTATACGCCGTTCGGGCAGCTCATTCCCGGCATGGCCTACCTGGTCCGACGGCTGCTGGAAAACACGTCGAACGACTCCTTTCTGCGTCACAGCTACGACGAACGCGTTCGTCTTGAGGATTTGCTGATGTCTCCCTCCGAAGCCGCCCTGCACGCTCCTCCCCCGGTCACTCCGCCCGAACCTCCGTTCGTCAACGAACCCCACAGCGACTTCAGCCAGCCCGAAGTCCGGAAGGCGATGGAGGCGGCCCTTGACCAGGTCGCCGACCAGCTCGGCGAAGAGTATTCGCTGGTGATCGGCGGCAAAGCGATTCAGAACCGGCAGTGGATCACCTCGCGAAATCCGTCCCGCAAAGCGCAGATTGTCGGCAAGGTGGCGCTGGGGACGGTGGACGACGCGATCGCGGCGATCGATTCCGCCCGCCGGGCGTTTCCCGAATGGTCGCGCGTGGAAGTCCACTACCGAGCCGAGTACCTGGAGCTGATGGCCCGCGAAATGCGCTCGCGCCGCTACGAGCTGGCCGCCTGGCAGGTCTACGAGTGCGGCAAGCCCTGGGCCGAGGCCGATGCCGAGGTCGCCGAGGCGATCGACTTCTGCCTCTACTACTCCCAGCAGGTGCAGCGGCTGGAGAATCCCTCCGCGTTCGACCTTCCCGGGGAAGAAAACAGCTACTTCTACCGCCCGCGCGGCGTGGCGGTCGTGATCGCTCCCTGGAACTTCCCCCTGGCGATTCTGACCGGCATGACTGCAGCGGCGATGGTCACCGGCAATACCGTGGTCATGAAGCCCGCCGAGCAATCCTCGGTAATCGCCGCCAAACTGATGGAGATCATCCAGACCGCGGGAGTGCCGGACGGCGTCGTCAACCTGGTGCCGGGCGTCGGAGAAGACGTCGGACCGCAGCTCGTCGGCAGTCCGGATGTCGATCTGATCGCCTTCACCGGCAGCCGGGCGGTCGGCCTGGCAATCAACTCGGCGGCCGCGGACGCTCACGCGGCTCAGCGGGGCGTCAAGCACGTCATCGCCGAAATGGGGGGCAAGAACGCCATCATCGTCGACAGCGACGCCGACCTCGACGAAGCGGTCGTGGGAGTGGTGCAGAGTGCCTTCGGCTACAGCGGCCAGAAATGTTCGGCCTGCTCGCGGGCGATCGTCCTCGAATCAGCCTACGACGAATTCCTGAAGCGGCTGATCGACGCGACCGCCGCCCTGAAAGTCGGTCCGGCGGAAGACCCCGGCAACGACCTGGGGCCGGTGATCGACGAAGAAGCCTGCCAGCGGATTCGGGACGTGATCGAGGCGGCCAAGGTCGATGAAGCCTCCGGCCGGCTCGTCTTCGAGGGACCGATCAGCGACAGCGAATCCGACGGGTACTTTGTGGCCCCGCACATCTTCGCGGATGTCCCCCCCGACGCGAAGATCGCTCAGGAAGAGATCTTCGGACCGGTCCTGGTGGTGATTCGGGCCAAGGACATGAGCGAAGCCCTGGCGATCGCGAATGGAACCGACTACGCCCTGACCGGCGGCGTCTACAGCCGGAGCCCGGCAAATCTGAAACGGGTCCGCCGGGAATTCCAGGTGGGCAACCTCTACCTCAACCGCCCGATCACCGGCGCGCTGGTCGGCCGCCAGCCGTTCGGCGGCTTCAAGCTGTCCGGCATCGGCACAAAAGCCGGCGGCCCCGACTACCTGCAGCAGTTCGTCTTCCCGGTAAACATCACCGAGAACACCCTGCGCCGAGGGTTCGCCCCTTCGAAGCAAAAGTAG
- a CDS encoding ABC transporter permease — protein sequence MYKLVLCLRYLRTRYIALASIVSVMLGVATMIVVNSVMSGFSTEMRDRLQGLLSDLIIETRSMDGEPNPDALLAEVRKVAGDSIEGVTATVEIYGMLSFQYGGNYITRPVTLIGIDPQSKSEVGPLVDHLVSYQPEREDGKVIAPPERDRSTPPGWNLSPAAAAYRRDLVERRRWLHEQLERERVSHQGLSEPANADAEATAVADSDEDPFATKSHPTPKAAVTEDPAAPMPARIYIGAQLVSFLYDDQETGKSRTMQMVRAGDDVKISTVTAGRPPEAAHFNATVVDFFRSGMSEYDSQLVFCDIKSLQQARGMFDRTTGSGAITSIQIKLKDISKTADVMARLKTVFPASEFTINTWESKQAPLLAAVEIESAILNVLLFLIITVAGFGILAIFFMIVVEKTRDIGILKALGASSSGVMSIFLSYGLSLGMVGSGVGVACGLLFVHYINEIETILSWITGRKVFDERIYYFPTIPTNVDAMTVCWVASGAVAIAVMASILPARRAARLHPVQALRYE from the coding sequence ATGTACAAGCTCGTTCTTTGTCTCCGCTACCTTCGCACCCGCTATATCGCCTTGGCGAGCATCGTCAGCGTGATGCTCGGCGTGGCCACGATGATCGTGGTCAACAGCGTGATGTCCGGTTTCTCGACCGAAATGCGGGACCGGCTGCAGGGGCTGCTCTCCGATCTCATCATCGAGACTCGCAGCATGGACGGCGAGCCCAACCCCGACGCCCTGCTGGCGGAGGTCCGCAAGGTCGCCGGCGACTCGATCGAAGGGGTGACTGCGACCGTCGAGATTTACGGCATGCTGAGTTTCCAGTATGGCGGCAACTATATCACTCGCCCGGTGACGCTGATCGGCATCGATCCGCAGTCCAAATCCGAGGTTGGCCCGCTCGTCGATCACCTGGTCAGCTACCAGCCCGAACGCGAAGACGGCAAAGTCATCGCTCCTCCCGAACGGGACCGCTCCACGCCGCCGGGCTGGAATCTCAGCCCCGCGGCCGCGGCTTATCGCCGCGATCTGGTCGAGCGCCGGCGCTGGCTCCACGAGCAGCTCGAGCGCGAGCGGGTTTCCCACCAGGGACTGAGCGAACCTGCGAATGCCGACGCGGAAGCCACTGCCGTCGCGGACTCCGACGAGGATCCGTTTGCGACAAAATCGCATCCGACGCCCAAGGCCGCGGTCACCGAAGATCCGGCCGCGCCGATGCCGGCGCGGATTTACATCGGGGCTCAGCTCGTCAGTTTCCTGTACGACGATCAGGAAACGGGGAAGTCGCGGACGATGCAGATGGTGCGGGCCGGGGACGACGTGAAGATCAGCACCGTCACGGCGGGTCGTCCGCCCGAGGCGGCCCACTTCAATGCGACGGTGGTCGACTTTTTCCGAAGCGGGATGAGCGAGTACGACTCGCAGCTTGTGTTCTGCGATATCAAGTCGCTGCAGCAGGCGCGCGGAATGTTCGATCGGACGACCGGATCGGGCGCCATTACGTCGATTCAGATCAAGCTGAAGGACATCAGCAAGACGGCGGACGTGATGGCGCGGCTGAAGACCGTGTTCCCCGCCAGCGAATTCACGATCAATACGTGGGAATCGAAACAGGCGCCGCTGCTGGCGGCCGTCGAAATCGAATCCGCGATCCTCAACGTGCTGCTGTTTCTGATCATCACCGTGGCCGGCTTCGGGATTCTGGCGATCTTCTTTATGATTGTGGTCGAGAAGACCCGCGATATCGGCATTCTCAAGGCGCTGGGAGCCAGTTCGAGCGGGGTGATGTCGATCTTCCTTTCCTACGGGCTTTCGCTCGGGATGGTCGGGAGCGGCGTGGGGGTGGCCTGCGGCCTGCTGTTTGTGCATTACATCAACGAGATCGAGACGATTCTGAGCTGGATTACCGGCCGTAAAGTCTTTGACGAGCGGATTTATTACTTTCCCACGATTCCCACCAACGTCGACGCCATGACGGTCTGCTGGGTGGCTTCGGGGGCGGTGGCGATTGCGGTGATGGCGAGTATCCTGCCGGCACGACGGGCCGCCCGGCTGCATCCGGTGCAGGCGTTGCGGTATGAGTAA
- a CDS encoding ABC transporter ATP-binding protein — MTERPGILAMPELHISAVAVEKAYRKGAHLVPVLHGVDISARKGEFLSIVGQSGSGKSTLLHLIGLLDGPDEGEIHLDGQRIDDLPARTRDELRNRVFGFVFQFYHLLPELSLIENVLSPLMIRHSVFSYWKQRRAFNDAAREMIDRVGLGHRLSHRPSELSGGEMQRAAIARALVARPEILLADEPTGNLDAGSGREIMDLLVRLNEQEALTIIMVTHDAAVAAQAHRTVRLKEGRCEILADAA, encoded by the coding sequence ATGACCGAACGCCCCGGAATCCTTGCCATGCCCGAGCTGCATATTTCCGCCGTTGCCGTCGAGAAGGCCTACCGCAAGGGGGCGCACCTCGTGCCGGTGCTGCACGGGGTCGACATTTCCGCCCGGAAGGGGGAGTTTCTGTCGATCGTCGGCCAGTCGGGTTCGGGGAAGAGCACGCTGCTGCACCTGATCGGGCTGCTCGACGGACCCGACGAAGGCGAAATTCATCTGGACGGCCAGCGGATCGACGATCTGCCGGCCCGCACCCGCGACGAGCTGCGGAACCGGGTGTTCGGGTTCGTCTTCCAGTTCTATCACCTGCTCCCCGAGCTCAGCCTGATCGAGAATGTCCTGTCGCCGCTGATGATCCGGCATTCGGTGTTCAGTTACTGGAAGCAGCGTCGGGCGTTCAACGACGCCGCGCGCGAGATGATCGACCGCGTGGGTCTGGGGCATCGGCTGAGCCATCGTCCGTCGGAGCTGTCGGGGGGTGAGATGCAGCGGGCCGCGATTGCGCGGGCGCTGGTCGCCCGTCCGGAGATCCTGCTGGCCGACGAGCCGACGGGGAACCTCGACGCGGGTTCGGGCCGGGAGATCATGGACTTGCTGGTCCGGTTGAACGAGCAGGAGGCGCTGACTATTATCATGGTGACGCATGATGCCGCGGTGGCGGCTCAGGCTCATCGCACCGTCCGTCTCAAGGAGGGGCGTTGCGAAATTCTGGCGGATGCGGCGTAA
- the ilvE gene encoding branched-chain-amino-acid transaminase, producing MPLKIFLGDRLVDEADAKISVFDHGLLYGDGVFEGIRVYGGKVFLHEEHIERLFESARAIRLEIPLAPDRLMRAVEETVAANNIGDGYIRLVVTRGAGGLGLDIRKTSHPQIIIIADKISLYPEETYTRGMNLVTASTIRNHPAALSPRIKSLNYLNNILARIEGTDAGMVEALMLNHKGEVAECTGDNIFIVKNGVLKTPPPDAGILEGLTRHAVMRLAREAGYPVLESTMTRHDIYTADECFLTGTAAEVVAVVTLDGRKIGAGEPGPMTRDLLSRFRTLTRTGAWK from the coding sequence ATGCCTCTTAAGATTTTCCTCGGCGACCGTCTCGTGGACGAAGCCGACGCCAAGATCAGCGTCTTCGACCACGGGCTGCTCTACGGAGACGGCGTGTTTGAAGGGATCCGGGTCTACGGGGGCAAGGTTTTCCTCCACGAGGAGCACATCGAGCGTCTGTTCGAAAGCGCCCGGGCGATCCGACTCGAGATTCCGCTGGCGCCGGACCGGTTGATGCGGGCGGTCGAGGAGACGGTGGCGGCGAACAATATCGGCGACGGCTACATCCGCCTGGTGGTGACCCGCGGGGCGGGCGGGCTGGGGCTGGATATCCGCAAGACGTCGCATCCACAGATCATCATCATCGCGGACAAGATCAGCCTCTACCCGGAAGAGACCTACACGCGCGGCATGAACCTGGTCACCGCCAGTACGATCCGCAATCATCCGGCGGCGCTCAGCCCGCGGATCAAGTCGCTGAACTACCTCAACAACATTCTCGCCCGGATTGAGGGAACCGACGCCGGGATGGTGGAGGCCCTGATGCTCAACCACAAGGGGGAGGTGGCGGAATGCACGGGGGACAACATCTTCATCGTCAAGAACGGCGTCCTGAAGACACCGCCGCCCGACGCGGGCATTCTGGAAGGATTGACGCGTCATGCGGTGATGCGTCTGGCGCGCGAGGCCGGTTACCCGGTTCTGGAAAGCACGATGACCCGCCACGACATTTATACGGCGGATGAGTGTTTCCTGACGGGGACTGCGGCGGAAGTGGTCGCGGTTGTGACTCTCGACGGGCGAAAAATCGGCGCCGGGGAACCTGGCCCGATGACGCGGGACCTGCTGAGCCGATTCCGCACACTGACGCGGACGGGGGCGTGGAAGTAG
- a CDS encoding efflux RND transporter periplasmic adaptor subunit, with amino-acid sequence MTADRATSRGGTTWRTLISIILILLLFGGGTITAEALSRLRKPPELKEPESRRYNVDIFVVEPVRLQRVVTGFGTAQADREVVLSAQVAGEVLSTHPRLEVGEQVTPPVGTPLPAGGKSPGPDEILLQIDPRNYEERVVQIENRLRESEVELERLKQEEKNLKTLRERLQSDFDDFTKEFRKTEDLHKQGVVTESEFRQATIQLRTYEKVLLQNDNELNLFPVRGDQIVQRREALQNDLKLAKLDLERTAVTAPFTGRLRKVNVEQGQYVKPGDALVTVTDASIVEVPVALTLTDHARIMVALKSGQSPTVALAPNETAKPLWFGELVRSAPNADEQTRTVMVYVRVDNSRQTTPLLPGTFVQVRIDGPIYDDALVVPRDALVRGKLFVLKDGQSFGRIVTPVETLQSLAILDNGVAAGDRIILTNLDVLHDGARVQPQTEYRLPAEMERQRVRTARLLDPQ; translated from the coding sequence GTGACTGCGGACCGAGCAACTTCGCGCGGGGGAACCACCTGGCGCACGCTGATCTCGATCATCCTGATTCTGTTGCTGTTCGGCGGGGGGACCATCACCGCCGAAGCGCTTTCCCGGCTGCGGAAACCCCCCGAGCTGAAAGAGCCCGAGTCCCGACGGTACAACGTCGATATTTTCGTCGTCGAGCCGGTCCGGCTGCAGCGCGTGGTGACCGGCTTCGGCACGGCTCAGGCCGACCGCGAAGTCGTCCTGTCCGCCCAGGTCGCAGGCGAAGTCCTGTCGACCCATCCCAGGCTGGAAGTCGGCGAGCAGGTCACGCCGCCGGTCGGTACACCGCTCCCGGCCGGCGGGAAGTCGCCCGGCCCCGACGAAATTCTGCTGCAGATCGATCCGCGAAACTATGAAGAACGGGTGGTTCAGATCGAGAACCGGCTGCGCGAGTCCGAAGTCGAACTCGAACGCCTCAAGCAGGAAGAAAAAAACCTGAAAACGCTCCGCGAGCGCCTGCAGTCGGACTTCGACGATTTCACGAAAGAGTTTCGCAAAACGGAGGATCTGCACAAACAGGGGGTCGTCACCGAATCCGAGTTCCGGCAGGCCACGATCCAGCTTCGAACCTACGAAAAGGTCCTGCTGCAGAACGACAACGAGCTGAATCTGTTTCCAGTTCGGGGCGATCAGATCGTGCAGCGCCGCGAAGCCCTGCAGAACGACCTGAAACTCGCGAAGCTCGATCTCGAACGAACCGCCGTGACCGCTCCGTTCACCGGGCGACTGCGAAAGGTCAACGTCGAACAGGGCCAGTACGTCAAACCCGGCGACGCCCTGGTGACGGTGACCGATGCCTCGATCGTCGAAGTGCCCGTCGCCCTCACCCTGACGGACCACGCCCGGATCATGGTCGCCCTGAAATCGGGGCAGTCGCCCACAGTCGCTCTTGCCCCCAACGAAACGGCAAAACCGCTCTGGTTCGGCGAACTGGTCCGCTCAGCCCCGAACGCCGACGAACAGACCCGCACGGTCATGGTCTATGTGCGCGTGGATAACTCGCGGCAGACGACACCACTCCTGCCCGGCACCTTCGTCCAGGTCCGGATCGACGGGCCGATCTACGACGACGCCCTGGTCGTCCCGCGCGATGCGCTGGTGCGCGGCAAGCTGTTCGTCCTGAAGGACGGGCAATCCTTCGGCCGGATCGTAACGCCGGTCGAAACGCTGCAGTCGCTGGCGATTCTCGACAATGGAGTCGCCGCCGGCGATCGGATCATCCTGACCAATCTGGACGTCTTGCACGACGGCGCCCGAGTCCAGCCCCAGACCGAATACCGCCTGCCCGCCGAAATGGAACGCCAGCGCGTCCGAACCGCCCGCCTGCTCGACCCCCAATAA
- a CDS encoding ATP-grasp domain-containing protein has product MSSAGVLRPAGSPAILLAMRIFLTEFLTGGGLSPRERLPGLLGEGQAMLIAAARDLGQLPGSSLVTTLAPEVTFPEELLWTVNRVGNPADWLAAFDAGCLSCDATLVIAPETGGLLASLVRRVKGLGRAAWNCRPAAIDLCADKLNLSQLLQKNGVPTIPAASVRWDHPPTTAQFRVVVKPRDGAGSQLTRRIETLAEWRALAEEYATAPELEPIVQPYVPGRALSVGAIFPLDARRAPILLPIAEQRLSEDGRFSYLGGELPADVSEDVVARVHAIVDQAAKVVPGLRGYVGFDLLLPDADPSTPLLVEINPRLTTSFVGYSGLCPVPLASLWDNGDGRVPTWPARSIRFNAAGEILQDDRQ; this is encoded by the coding sequence ATGTCGTCTGCGGGAGTATTGCGGCCCGCCGGCTCGCCTGCGATTCTGCTCGCCATGCGTATTTTTCTCACCGAATTCCTGACCGGCGGGGGACTTTCCCCCCGCGAACGCCTCCCCGGCCTGCTCGGCGAGGGGCAGGCGATGCTGATCGCCGCCGCCCGCGATCTTGGTCAACTTCCGGGGAGCTCTCTGGTCACTACCCTCGCCCCGGAGGTCACGTTTCCGGAAGAACTCCTTTGGACCGTGAATCGAGTCGGCAACCCGGCGGACTGGCTCGCTGCCTTCGATGCAGGCTGTCTGTCCTGCGACGCGACCCTGGTGATCGCCCCGGAAACCGGCGGACTGCTAGCCTCTCTGGTTCGGCGCGTCAAAGGACTCGGGCGCGCCGCCTGGAACTGCCGTCCCGCGGCGATCGACCTGTGCGCGGACAAGCTGAACTTGTCACAACTCCTTCAGAAAAATGGAGTTCCGACAATCCCTGCAGCGTCCGTGCGCTGGGATCACCCTCCCACTACTGCGCAGTTCCGTGTTGTCGTCAAACCCCGCGACGGGGCAGGATCGCAACTGACGCGGCGGATCGAGACGCTCGCGGAGTGGCGTGCTCTCGCCGAAGAATACGCGACCGCGCCGGAGCTGGAGCCGATTGTTCAGCCCTACGTCCCCGGTCGCGCGCTATCGGTCGGCGCGATCTTCCCGCTCGACGCCCGCCGAGCACCGATTCTGCTGCCGATCGCCGAACAACGTCTTTCGGAGGATGGCCGGTTCTCGTATCTGGGAGGCGAGCTTCCGGCGGACGTTTCCGAAGACGTCGTTGCTCGCGTCCACGCGATCGTCGATCAGGCGGCAAAAGTTGTCCCCGGCCTGCGGGGCTACGTCGGCTTTGACCTGCTGCTTCCGGACGCCGACCCGTCGACCCCGCTGCTGGTCGAAATCAATCCGCGATTGACGACATCGTTTGTCGGCTACTCCGGACTCTGTCCGGTTCCGCTGGCGAGCTTGTGGGACAACGGGGACGGCCGCGTCCCGACGTGGCCGGCGCGGTCGATCAGGTTCAATGCGGCGGGTGAGATACTGCAGGATGACCGCCAATGA